One window of the Paenibacillus beijingensis genome contains the following:
- the pyrH gene encoding UMP kinase translates to MESPVYKRIVLKVSGESLSGQAGYGIDAGIISSIAEQIKEVVELGVEVAIVVGGGNIWRGIAGTAKGIDRATADYMGMLATVMNSLALQDSLESIEVPTRVQSSIAMQQIAEPYIRRRAIRHLEKGRVVIFAAGTGNPFFSTDTTAALRAAEIEAEVILMAKNKVDGVYSADPFKDASAVKFETLTYLDVLNRNLGVMDSTSTSLCMDNNIPLVVFAITEQGNIKRVVLGEKIGTIVKRSAE, encoded by the coding sequence ATGGAGAGTCCCGTATACAAGCGCATTGTATTGAAGGTTAGCGGCGAGTCATTGTCTGGACAGGCGGGCTACGGTATTGATGCCGGCATTATTTCATCTATTGCTGAGCAAATCAAGGAAGTTGTGGAGCTAGGCGTCGAAGTAGCGATCGTTGTCGGAGGCGGCAACATTTGGCGCGGCATCGCGGGTACCGCAAAAGGGATCGACCGTGCGACAGCAGACTACATGGGCATGCTTGCAACGGTTATGAATTCGCTTGCTTTGCAGGATTCGCTCGAGTCGATCGAAGTTCCGACCCGTGTGCAATCGTCGATTGCGATGCAGCAAATTGCGGAGCCCTATATCCGCCGCCGCGCGATCCGCCATTTGGAGAAAGGCCGCGTCGTCATTTTTGCAGCAGGCACGGGCAATCCGTTCTTCTCCACCGATACGACGGCAGCTCTGCGCGCCGCCGAAATCGAAGCGGAAGTCATTTTGATGGCGAAGAACAAAGTCGACGGCGTTTACTCCGCCGATCCGTTTAAAGATGCTTCGGCAGTGAAGTTCGAGACGCTGACTTATTTGGATGTGCTTAACCGCAATCTCGGGGTGATGGACTCCACTTCCACCTCTTTGTGCATGGATAACAATATCCCTCTCGTCGTATTTGCGATTACCGAACAAGGCAACATCAAACGTGTCGTTCTCGGTGAAAAAATCGGAACGATCGTAAAAAGGAGTGCAGAGTAA
- the frr gene encoding ribosome recycling factor has product MPQSIKKNAEERMEKAIGALKRDLATLRAGRATPALLDRVQVEYYGAMTPVSQLANINTPDSRTLFIQPWDKSSIAAVEKAILKSDLGLTPSNDGTSIRISVPPLTEERRTELVKMTKKFGEEAKVAIRNIRRDANDDIKKLEKTSISEDESRRHQEDIQKSTDKFVAEVEKVLVSKEKEIMEV; this is encoded by the coding sequence ATGCCGCAATCAATTAAAAAAAATGCGGAAGAACGGATGGAAAAAGCGATTGGCGCTTTGAAACGCGATCTTGCCACCCTTCGTGCAGGACGGGCTACGCCGGCATTGCTCGACCGCGTTCAAGTTGAATATTACGGAGCGATGACGCCGGTCAGCCAGCTGGCCAACATTAACACGCCGGATTCGCGTACGCTTTTTATCCAGCCGTGGGACAAATCGTCGATCGCCGCCGTTGAAAAAGCGATTTTGAAATCGGATTTGGGCTTGACGCCTTCGAATGACGGCACGTCGATTCGGATATCCGTTCCGCCGCTTACGGAAGAACGGCGTACCGAACTGGTCAAAATGACGAAAAAGTTCGGTGAAGAAGCAAAAGTGGCGATCCGAAACATCCGCCGTGATGCCAACGACGATATTAAAAAGCTGGAAAAAACGTCCATCTCTGAAGACGAGTCGCGCCGCCATCAGGAAGATATTCAGAAGTCGACCGACAAGTTTGTTGCAGAAGTGGAAAAAGTACTGGTTTCCAAAGAGAAGGAAATTATGGAAGTTTAA
- the tsf gene encoding translation elongation factor Ts — translation MAVSASAVKELREKTGAGMLDCKKALEEANGDLTKAAELLREKGLAAAANKAGRAATEGVVESYIHANGRIGVLVEVNCETDFVAKTDQFKAFVKDIAMQIAAANPKYVRREEVVQEELDKEREILKAQALNEGKPAHIVEKMVEGRLSKFYEEYCLLEQSFIKDPDKTVATLLNEKISTIGENISIRRFARFELGEGLEKKQDNFVEEVMSQAKL, via the coding sequence ATGGCGGTAAGTGCGAGTGCAGTAAAAGAACTTCGTGAAAAAACGGGCGCAGGAATGCTCGATTGCAAAAAAGCGTTGGAAGAAGCAAACGGTGATCTGACGAAAGCCGCAGAACTTCTGCGCGAGAAAGGTTTGGCGGCAGCGGCTAACAAGGCGGGCCGCGCAGCTACGGAAGGCGTTGTAGAATCCTACATCCACGCGAACGGCCGGATCGGCGTTCTGGTTGAAGTGAACTGCGAAACCGACTTCGTTGCCAAAACGGATCAGTTCAAAGCGTTCGTAAAAGATATCGCGATGCAAATCGCGGCAGCGAACCCGAAATATGTTCGCCGCGAAGAAGTTGTTCAAGAAGAGCTGGACAAAGAGCGCGAGATTTTGAAAGCACAAGCGCTTAACGAAGGCAAACCGGCCCACATCGTTGAGAAAATGGTTGAAGGCCGTCTCAGCAAATTCTACGAAGAGTACTGTCTCCTCGAACAGTCCTTTATTAAAGATCCGGACAAAACGGTCGCTACGCTGCTGAACGAAAAAATCAGCACGATCGGCGAGAACATCTCCATCCGCCGCTTTGCACGTTTCGAACTTGGCGAAGGTTTGGAAAAGAAACAAGACAACTTCGTTGAAGAAGTAATGTCGCAAGCAAAACTGTAA
- a CDS encoding phosphatidate cytidylyltransferase translates to MKQRIITGLLAGAVFVVLTVIGGWAYYVLLLLLALIGFREYARMNGFAPQHPASLLGYAGMLFFLFPWDLLQVERPSGSDMLWLLMLLLLALSVLTKNRTTIDGAALMLLGSLYLGYGFNAMMLVRDSDPQGLFWTTLSFGSIWASDIGAYFIGRAFGRIKLWPAISPNKTVEGSIGGVAVSLVVALLFSVFSPGWVSVGQALLIGLTAAVAGQFGDLIQSAYKRVRGIKDTGTLLPGHGGVLDRCDSWLIVFPLLVLTGLVPV, encoded by the coding sequence GTGAAGCAACGGATTATTACTGGACTGCTGGCAGGAGCAGTATTTGTTGTGCTGACTGTCATCGGCGGCTGGGCATATTATGTGCTGTTGCTGCTGCTGGCTCTTATCGGGTTTCGCGAATATGCCCGAATGAACGGTTTTGCCCCGCAGCATCCGGCGTCGCTGCTTGGTTACGCCGGCATGCTGTTTTTTCTTTTTCCATGGGATTTACTGCAAGTGGAGCGGCCTTCAGGCAGCGATATGCTGTGGCTGCTGATGCTTCTTTTGCTGGCGCTCAGCGTCCTGACCAAAAATCGCACGACAATTGACGGCGCGGCTCTTATGCTGCTCGGTTCTCTATATCTCGGATACGGCTTTAATGCCATGATGCTGGTACGAGACTCGGATCCGCAAGGGTTGTTTTGGACAACGTTAAGCTTCGGCTCGATATGGGCTTCCGATATTGGCGCTTATTTTATCGGCAGGGCATTCGGGCGCATCAAGCTGTGGCCCGCAATCAGCCCGAACAAAACGGTTGAAGGGTCTATTGGCGGAGTGGCGGTATCGCTCGTCGTTGCGCTGTTGTTCAGTGTATTTTCACCCGGGTGGGTGTCGGTCGGACAAGCTTTGCTGATCGGACTTACCGCCGCTGTCGCGGGACAGTTCGGGGACCTGATCCAATCGGCTTACAAGCGGGTCCGAGGCATTAAAGATACGGGAACACTGCTGCCTGGCCACGGCGGCGTCCTGGACCGCTGCGACAGCTGGCTGATCGTGTTTCCGCTGCTCGTGTTAACCGGGCTCGTGCCAGTGTAA
- a CDS encoding 1-deoxy-D-xylulose-5-phosphate reductoisomerase, with amino-acid sequence MKKISILGSTGSIGTQTLDVIGSDPGRYEVEGLAAGGNVALLLEQARKFRPKRVCLATREAAAEAAQHLPAGTKVLYGEQGLVELAGEGDADLVVTAIVGSRGLNATLAAIEAGRTIGLANKETLVTAGHIVTKAAADKGVSLLPIDSEHSAIFQCLNGEKRSDIQKITLTASGGSFRDKTRDQLKGVTVEQALSHPNWSMGAKITIDSATMVNKGLEVIEARWLFGVDYDRIGVLIHPESIIHSFVEFTDNSVIAQLGLPDMRVPIQYALNYPDRRPTPTERLDLAKVGTLQFREMDEQRFPCLRMAYECGRAGGTAPTVFNAANEVAVARFLSGEIEFLAIEHILETVLAKHDCISRPELETISEADAWARELASRV; translated from the coding sequence ATGAAAAAAATATCGATTCTGGGCTCTACCGGCTCCATCGGAACCCAGACGCTCGATGTCATCGGCAGCGATCCGGGACGTTATGAAGTGGAGGGGCTTGCAGCCGGCGGCAATGTGGCGCTGCTGCTGGAGCAGGCGCGGAAGTTTCGGCCGAAGCGAGTCTGTCTCGCAACCCGGGAAGCGGCGGCGGAAGCGGCGCAGCATCTCCCGGCCGGGACAAAAGTGCTCTACGGCGAGCAAGGCTTGGTGGAGCTTGCAGGTGAAGGCGATGCCGATCTCGTCGTAACGGCGATCGTGGGCAGCCGCGGCTTGAATGCGACGCTGGCCGCAATCGAAGCCGGACGGACGATTGGACTGGCCAATAAGGAAACGCTTGTAACGGCGGGGCATATCGTGACGAAGGCCGCAGCCGACAAAGGGGTTTCGCTGCTGCCGATCGACAGCGAGCATTCCGCTATTTTTCAATGCCTGAATGGGGAAAAGCGCTCCGATATTCAAAAAATTACGCTAACCGCTTCCGGAGGCTCGTTCCGCGACAAAACGCGCGATCAGCTGAAAGGTGTAACGGTGGAACAGGCGCTCAGCCATCCGAATTGGTCGATGGGAGCGAAAATTACGATCGATTCGGCAACGATGGTCAACAAAGGGCTGGAAGTGATCGAAGCCCGCTGGCTGTTCGGGGTCGACTACGACCGTATCGGCGTCCTCATTCACCCGGAGAGCATCATCCATTCATTCGTCGAATTTACGGATAACAGCGTTATCGCCCAATTGGGCTTGCCGGATATGCGAGTGCCGATTCAGTACGCGCTAAATTATCCGGACCGGCGTCCGACGCCGACGGAGAGGCTCGATCTGGCCAAAGTAGGCACGCTGCAGTTTCGCGAGATGGACGAGCAGCGGTTCCCGTGTCTGCGCATGGCTTACGAGTGCGGAAGGGCGGGCGGTACCGCTCCGACCGTATTCAATGCCGCGAATGAAGTGGCGGTTGCGCGTTTCCTGAGCGGCGAAATCGAGTTTTTGGCGATCGAGCATATTCTCGAAACCGTTCTTGCAAAACACGATTGTATTAGCCGGCCGGAACTGGAAACGATCTCCGAAGCGGACGCATGGGCGAGGGAACTGGCGTCCCGGGTGTAA
- a CDS encoding isoprenyl transferase: MIERLWSKFGKTSPQSAEPSVADNVPQHVAIIMDGNGRWAKSRGLPRIAGHHSGMKTVKRITMAADRIGVKYLTLYAFSTENWKRPKAEVEFLMKLPQEFLALELDELIANNVQVRMMGYKEDLPGYTLEAVETAIQKTAGNTGLVLNFALNYGSRKEMMEAVREIAAAVQKGELSPENIGEQTMGDLLLTSGLPDPDLLIRTSGELRLSNFMLWQLAYSELWFTDVYWPEFSEEHFHEAIHEYQRRARRYGGL; the protein is encoded by the coding sequence ATGATTGAACGACTTTGGTCCAAATTCGGCAAAACATCTCCGCAGTCGGCTGAGCCTTCTGTGGCTGATAATGTACCGCAGCATGTGGCAATCATAATGGATGGGAACGGCCGCTGGGCGAAGAGCCGCGGACTGCCGCGAATCGCAGGCCACCATTCCGGCATGAAGACCGTAAAACGGATTACGATGGCTGCAGACCGGATCGGCGTTAAATATTTGACGCTGTACGCATTCTCTACTGAAAACTGGAAGCGTCCGAAAGCGGAAGTGGAGTTTTTAATGAAGCTGCCGCAGGAGTTTCTCGCTTTGGAACTTGACGAACTGATCGCGAATAACGTACAAGTCCGGATGATGGGATACAAAGAGGATCTGCCGGGCTATACGCTTGAGGCCGTTGAGACGGCCATTCAGAAAACTGCCGGTAATACGGGGCTTGTCCTCAATTTTGCGCTGAATTACGGAAGCCGCAAAGAAATGATGGAAGCGGTCCGTGAAATTGCGGCTGCTGTGCAAAAAGGCGAGTTGAGCCCTGAAAATATCGGGGAGCAAACGATGGGTGATCTGCTTCTGACAAGCGGATTGCCCGATCCGGATCTGCTCATCCGTACGAGCGGGGAATTGCGTCTAAGCAACTTCATGCTGTGGCAGCTTGCATACAGCGAGCTTTGGTTTACCGATGTATACTGGCCGGAATTTTCGGAAGAACATTTCCATGAAGCGATTCATGAATACCAGCGGCGCGCACGCCGGTACGGCGGACTGTAG
- the proS gene encoding proline--tRNA ligase gives MSKEKQFVTEITPQGEDFSRWYIDVIKKAELMDYSPVRGCIVFRPEGFEIWENIQREMDRRFKETGHRNAYFPLFIPESFFQKEKEHVEGFNPELPWVTEAGGEPLEEKLAIRPTSETMIGHMYSKWIQSYRDLPVLINQWANVVRWEKRTLPFLRTSEFLWQEGHTAHENEAEAREETMRMLEVYRDFVEDFLAIPVITGQKTPSEKFAGAVDTYSIEAMMKDGRAVQAGTSHYLGTNFAVAFDIKYLDRENTQQFVHTTSWGTSTRLIGSLIMVHGDDRGLALPPKVAPTQVIMIPIGPPKTREAVIGRVDELYKELKTAGVRVRVDDRSDISPGWKFNEYEMRGVPIRLELGPRDMENGQAVLVSRASGEKRIIKQSELEAEVEKMLEEIHRDMFEKAKQFRADNFHAVDTLDEMKGLLEQKRGFVLAGWCGSAACEKQVKEETGATSRNIPFEPAEHKHSCLVCGEKAEHTVVFARAY, from the coding sequence ATGTCGAAGGAAAAGCAGTTTGTGACGGAAATTACGCCGCAGGGCGAAGATTTTTCCCGTTGGTATATTGACGTAATCAAGAAGGCGGAGCTGATGGATTACTCGCCGGTACGCGGCTGTATCGTATTCCGTCCGGAAGGGTTCGAAATTTGGGAAAACATCCAACGTGAAATGGACCGCCGCTTCAAGGAAACCGGGCATCGCAACGCGTATTTTCCGCTGTTCATTCCCGAAAGCTTTTTTCAGAAGGAAAAAGAGCACGTGGAAGGCTTCAATCCGGAGCTGCCTTGGGTAACCGAAGCGGGCGGCGAGCCGCTGGAAGAAAAGCTGGCCATCCGCCCGACGTCGGAGACGATGATCGGCCATATGTATTCAAAATGGATCCAGTCGTACCGGGATCTTCCGGTTCTCATTAACCAATGGGCGAATGTCGTCCGCTGGGAGAAGCGGACGCTGCCGTTTCTGCGCACAAGCGAATTTTTGTGGCAGGAAGGCCACACCGCGCATGAGAACGAAGCGGAGGCTCGCGAGGAAACGATGCGGATGCTGGAAGTTTACCGCGACTTTGTCGAAGATTTCCTGGCGATTCCGGTCATTACGGGACAAAAGACGCCTTCGGAGAAGTTTGCCGGCGCCGTCGATACGTATTCCATTGAGGCGATGATGAAGGACGGGCGCGCCGTACAGGCGGGAACGTCGCATTATCTCGGAACGAACTTTGCCGTCGCCTTCGACATTAAATATTTGGATCGCGAAAATACGCAGCAGTTTGTGCACACGACATCCTGGGGCACGAGCACACGCTTGATCGGGTCTCTCATCATGGTCCACGGGGACGACCGCGGACTCGCGCTGCCGCCGAAAGTGGCGCCGACTCAAGTGATCATGATCCCGATCGGACCTCCAAAAACGCGCGAGGCGGTCATTGGCCGCGTCGACGAGCTGTACAAAGAGCTTAAAACCGCCGGCGTGCGCGTACGTGTGGACGACCGCAGCGATATTAGCCCGGGCTGGAAGTTCAACGAATACGAAATGCGCGGCGTTCCGATTCGGCTGGAGCTTGGACCACGCGATATGGAAAACGGACAAGCCGTTCTCGTTTCGCGCGCCTCGGGCGAGAAACGTATCATTAAACAAAGCGAGCTGGAGGCGGAAGTCGAGAAGATGCTGGAAGAGATTCACCGCGATATGTTCGAGAAGGCCAAGCAGTTCCGCGCGGACAACTTCCATGCGGTCGATACGCTCGACGAAATGAAAGGTTTGCTGGAGCAGAAGCGCGGTTTCGTACTGGCCGGCTGGTGCGGTTCCGCCGCCTGCGAGAAACAGGTGAAGGAAGAAACGGGAGCGACAAGCCGCAACATCCCGTTCGAGCCTGCCGAGCATAAGCATAGCTGCCTCGTATGCGGCGAGAAAGCCGAGCATACGGTCGTCTTTGCACGGGCTTATTAA
- the rseP gene encoding RIP metalloprotease RseP, with the protein MQMIQVVFLTVLVFFVIVTIHEWGHFFFAKRAGILVREFAIGFGPKLLSVKRGETRYTLRLIPAGGFVRMAGEDPEIVDIQSGQTVAVRLKDNKVTRIFLDRLDERSDVIRGEVTAIDLEDRLFLTLNVEGAAERFDVHPQAFMVTKGKETQIAPVDRQYGSKTVGQRAMAIFAGPLMNFVLAFALFAAYIQMAGVTVSNPDHLLVNSVVDGMPAAKAELKKGDRIVSVNGTNIGADYDKMIGIIGKSAGVPIKLDIVRAGKAMELEMTPVKDPQSGLGKVGITAAYPTRSATFAETISGSAKLMKQMTISIFQGFLKIIVGDFKLDDLGGPVRTAEVTGQIAKQGITQLTSWAALLSLYLGIFNLLPIPALDGSRLVFIGLEALRGRPIDPNRESMVHVIGFAMLMLLMLAVTYNDILRLVKG; encoded by the coding sequence ATGCAGATGATTCAGGTCGTTTTTTTGACCGTTCTCGTATTTTTCGTCATTGTCACCATTCATGAATGGGGACATTTCTTTTTTGCCAAACGTGCCGGCATATTGGTCCGTGAATTTGCAATCGGCTTCGGGCCGAAGCTGCTTTCCGTCAAAAGGGGCGAAACGCGCTACACGCTGCGTCTCATTCCCGCAGGCGGCTTCGTGCGGATGGCGGGGGAAGATCCGGAAATCGTCGATATTCAGAGCGGACAAACGGTCGCCGTTCGGCTGAAGGACAATAAAGTAACGCGTATTTTTCTGGACCGGCTCGATGAGCGCAGCGATGTCATTCGCGGCGAAGTGACTGCGATCGATTTGGAAGATCGGCTGTTTCTCACGCTGAACGTCGAAGGGGCGGCGGAACGTTTTGACGTCCACCCGCAGGCGTTTATGGTGACGAAAGGGAAAGAAACCCAAATCGCCCCGGTCGACAGACAATACGGCAGCAAAACGGTCGGGCAGCGGGCGATGGCGATATTTGCCGGACCGCTGATGAACTTTGTGCTTGCGTTTGCGTTGTTTGCAGCCTATATTCAAATGGCCGGCGTCACCGTCAGCAACCCGGACCACCTGCTCGTAAACAGCGTAGTGGATGGGATGCCGGCGGCGAAAGCGGAGCTGAAGAAGGGCGACCGGATCGTTTCGGTGAACGGCACGAATATCGGAGCCGATTACGACAAAATGATCGGAATCATCGGCAAGTCGGCCGGAGTTCCGATTAAGCTGGACATCGTACGCGCGGGCAAAGCGATGGAGCTTGAGATGACGCCCGTTAAAGATCCGCAGAGCGGACTCGGAAAGGTCGGCATCACCGCCGCTTACCCGACGCGTTCGGCAACGTTCGCGGAGACGATTTCCGGTTCTGCGAAATTAATGAAGCAAATGACGATCAGCATTTTTCAAGGATTCCTGAAAATTATCGTCGGCGACTTCAAGCTGGACGATCTCGGCGGACCGGTGCGCACGGCGGAAGTGACGGGGCAGATCGCCAAGCAGGGCATTACGCAGCTGACCAGCTGGGCCGCGCTGCTGAGCTTGTATCTCGGCATTTTCAATTTGCTGCCTATCCCCGCGCTCGACGGAAGCAGGCTCGTCTTTATCGGGCTTGAGGCGCTGCGCGGCCGTCCGATCGATCCGAACCGGGAAAGTATGGTGCACGTTATCGGTTTTGCGATGCTGATGCTGCTTATGCTGGCTGTAACATATAACGATATTTTAAGATTAGTAAAAGGTTAG